CAACCTGAGGATTTCACTTCTCccatgggcagggctggctctggcGTGACTGAAACCTCCTGGCCTGCTGCTTCCCCTATTTTGGGCCCAGCTTCCCCTATTTCAGGGGTtcacaacctttttctttctgggggccccaccccccacgccccaccccccccatgctataaaaactccacaaccCATCTCTGCCTcaataactgtttttctgcacataaagccagggccagcgttagggggCAGCCAGCCAGGCAATTCCTCAGGGCCCCACCCCACGGGGCCTCCCatgaagctaagctgctcaggcttcggctgcagccccaggtggcaggactCGGGGCCcgtgggcttcagccccatgtagtggggctttggttttctgccctgggcccctgaGTGTCTAACGCTGGCCAtgcttggaggaccccctgaaacctgcttgaggcTCCCGAGGGGGCCCCTGGGTGAAAACCATGGCCCCATTTCCCCACGGTGCACCAGACTCTTCCCCTCAGCCTGGTGCCAACGGCTTTCTGTTTCCAGCAAAGCTAACGCCCCCCTCCCGCATgtatcccctcccccttctcccctcccccccccggcatgGGGAAGTGGAGCCTGGCACTTCACAGGCAGCTGGCCCCCAAGCTGCATGGGGACGTGAACGGGCTCAGCTTGAGAcactttcacttcccctctgacGGAGACAGAGACTTTGATTATCCAGAGGGAACTGGCCAGTTCGGGAACGGGCAGTGGGGAATGGGAACCGGGGCCTTTCCCTTCCAGGGGGCATTGGTTCCGATACGGCCccaggcagggactggctggctcgggcgGCAAAGAATGGGATGCAGGTTCTGATCAGTGTAACGAACttggtgggtctcagcccagATCCTAGCAGGGCAGGTGCCTCCAGCACTGGCAGTAACCGGCCCCTTCGCCAGCAGCCGGGCTGAGGGCTGAACTGGCCGCAGTGTGtgagctcccctcccacccagcggGGTGTCTGCAGGACAGGAGACGGGTTGGGGGGTGCATGTGGCGAAGGCTATGGGGAGAGCTCCGGATACAGAGGGGCAGTGGCACAACAGCTCCAGGAAATAGACCTTTATTAGCAGGAGGCTGGATAAGGCACCGATACGCCGGAGTGGGGCGATCCCGGCACAGGCTGGGGGTCGGAGTCTGCCTCTGGATCTGCTGGAATGCTGGAGGGGGCAGAGCGTGGTACCCCTGGAGGAGAGGCACCAGGTTCCCATGGACGTGCCCCGTGTGTAGTGTGTCCAGTCTCAGCACCGTGCTGACTGCAGCTGGTCCAGGAACTACCTTTCCCACAGTTCCCAAGGGCGGGGGGGCTGGAATGGGGAGGGATTCGGGGAACACGGGACGTCTCCTCATAGTTCTTCAGGCGTTTCCAGCCACTCGGTGTTCACTCTGAGGGTGAAAACACAGCACAAGGAGATTCAAtggcagggatagaacccaggagccctggctcccagcccccctgctctaacccaccagcccccactcccctcccagacctgggaaaaaatccaggagtcctggcccccagccccttgCTCTAGACTCCCCCCCATCCCAAGCTGGGGCAGCGCCTGGTGTacctgtggggctgggcctgcGGGATTTGAGGAGGAGGACGATCCCGGTGACCAAGAAGAAGATGCCCAGGGCGATGGCCACACCACACAGTACATTCTCCAGCAGCTCCGACGGGATGGGGTTCTGGGGCACTAGAGACACCGCGGGGGGGGCGATACAAGGTGAGGCCAGGGCTaccagggaggttgggggggctcCTGGTAGCGGGGGAGGTGGGAGGTGTGGGGCATACAGGCCAAGGGCGGGAAATCAGGGAAGgatcccagcagcaggggggtagCTAGGGAGGTGCAGGATCAGGTGGAGGGGGATTGGGTATGGAGGGGATCGAGTTCGGGGCGGGGGCTTGAATCAAGTGCAGGGGGGAAATTTCTCACCCCAGTCGGCCACAGTGGAGAAGTGGTCCCCGGGCTGCATGATGGTGCCGATGGGGAGACGTGCCGGGGATGGATAGAAGGATGGGGGAGGATCGAGGTGCAGGGGGGaggattggagtgcagggggaggaTCGGGGTCAGGGGGaggactggggtgcaggagggaggaacggagtgcaggagggaggatgggggtgcaggggaaggatTGGGGTGCAGCGGGAGGGCcagggtgcagcagcagggtcaggatgcaggggggggaggaacagggtGCAGCGGGGAggaatggggtgcaggaggaaggattggggtgcaggggggaggatGGCAGTGCAGCAGGAGGGTAGGGGTGCAGTGGGAGTAacagggtgcaggggggaggaacggggtgcagcaggagggtaGGGGTGCAGTGGGAGGAACGGCGTGCAGGGGGGAGGATCGGAGTGCAGCAGGAGGAATGGggtgccggggggaggggaggggtgcagcaggaggataGGGGTGCAGTGGGAGGATCGTGGTGCAGGGGGGAGGATCGGGGTGCATCAGGAGGGTAGGGGTGCGGGGGAGGAATAGGGTGCAGGGGGGAACGGGGTGCAGAAGGAGGGTAGGGGTGCAGTGGGAGGAACGGGATGCAGCGGGGAGGATCGGAGTGCAGCAGGAGGgtaggggtgcagcagggaggaacggggtgttggggggaggatcggggtgcaggggggaggatCGGAGTGCAGCAGGAGGGTAGGGGTGCAGTGAGAGGAACGGGGTGCAGCGGGGAGGATCGGAGTGCAGCAGGAGGATAGGGGTGCAGTGGGAGGAACAGGATGCAGCGGGGAGGATCGGAGTGCAGCAGGAGGGtaggggtgcagcaggaggataGGGGTGCAGTGGGAGGAACGGGATGCAGCGGGGAGGTTCGGAGTGCAGCAGGAGGGTAGGGGTGCAGTGGGAGGAatggggtgttggggggaggatcggggtgcaggggggaggatCGGAGTGCAGCAGGAGGATAGGGGTGCAGTGGGAGGAACGGGATGCAGCGGGGAGGATCGGAGTGCAGCAGGAGGgtaggggtgcagcagggaggaacggggtgttggggggaggatcggggtgcaggggggaggatCGGAGTGCAGCAGGAGGGTAGGGGTGCAGTGGGAGGAACGGGATGCAGCGGGGAGGATCGGAGTGCAGCAGGAGGGTAGGGGTGCAGTGGGAGGAatggggtgttggggggaggatcggggtgcagggggaggatcggggtgcagcaggaggataGGGGTGCAGTGGGAGGAACGGGATGCAGCGGGGAGGATCGGAGTGCAGCAGGAGGGTAGGGGTGCAGTGAGAGGAACGAGGTGCAGCGGGGAGGATCGGAGTGCGGGGGGTGGATTAGGGAGAGGATCGGGAGGATCTCTCACCCCAGTAGGCCACAGTGGTGAAGCGGTCCCTGGGCCGCGTGATGGTGCAGGTGTAGACGTCCCCCTCCTGCGGGGTGAACTCCAGGTAAGAGAAGAGCAggaagcccagatcctcagtggggTAGTACCGCGTGGTGTTGATGCCCTGGCTCACCGGCTTCCCCAGCCGCTGCCATGAAACTGTCACCGAGGCCGGGAAGAGGTTGCCCACCTGGCAGATCAGGGTGTTGGGTTTTCCCAGCTCCAGGGGCCGGGCTGTGAACACGTTGGCCATGGGGGttcctgtggggagaggggagatggtaagggggggcatgcaggggatGAAGCACTGGGGatatgtggggaggaggagggggtgtggggggctggggaaggggggatgggGTTGCTGAGGGGATGTCGGCGGGGGGGGGTACCACCATAAGGGGCATGGGCACCTGTGCAGGGAGTGCTGTGAGGTGAAGGGCATGGGTGCACAGACACCGGGgtgccacgggggggggggtgggcaccCTGGCCTTGGGCAGGGCAGTAtcagtgggtgctgggggggctgtgggaaggggccGTGGGCGCTGGGGGAGACACAGGCAACAAGGGCCGGGTACCTTTGGCctcgggcaggggcagggcaataTCAGTGAtccctgggagctgggggtgctgtgggcaGGGACCACGGGCGCTGGGGGAGACATGGGCACTGAGGGCCGGGTACCTTTGGCctcaggcaggggcagagcagtaTCAGTGATTCCTGGGCGCTGGGGTGCTGTGGGCAGGGGCCACGGGCACTGGGGCAGACACAGGCACCGAGGGCCGGGTACCTTTGGCctcgggcaggggcagggcaataTCAGTGAtccctgggagctgggggtggtgtGGGCAGGGACCACGGGCGCTGGGGGAGACATGGGCACTGAGGGCCGGGTACCTTTGGCctcgggcaggggcagggcaataTCAGTGATCCCTGGGCGCTgggggtgccatgaggaggggcCGCGGGCGCTGGAGGAGACACGGGCACCGCGGGCCAGGTACCTTTGGcctcaggcaggggcagggcactaTCAGTGATCGCTGTGTGCTGGGGgtgccatggggctgggggagacacAGGCACTGAGGGCCGGGTACCTTTCGccttgggcaggggcagggcagtaTCAGTGGGCGCTGGGGGTGCTATGAGGAGGGGCCGCGGGTGCTGGGGCAGACATGGGCACTGAGGGCCGGGTACCTTTGGCctcgggcaggggcagggtagtATCAGTGATCGCTGGGTgttgggggtgcagtgaggagggGCCGCGGGTGCTGGGGGAGATATGGGCACTGAGGGCCGGGTACCTTTGGCCtcgggcagggacagggcagtATCAGTGATCCCTGGGCGCTGGGGGTGCCGTGAGGAGGGGCCGCGGGTATGGGGGCAGACACGGGCAGCAAGGGCCGGGTACCTTTGGCCTCGGGCAGCAGGCCCTCGGTCATGTTGGTGAGTGCCAAGAGCAGGTGCTGGCACAGACGGGAGTTGTTGCGGATCTGCTCCGTGCTCTCCTGGGCGCCCACCCAGGGCTGGAAGTCGGGCAGCCGGGGCTCCCAGCGCGCCCCGGGGAAGTCGAAGGAGAAGAGCTGGTCCCCGTCGAAGGTGTCGGCCAGGCCCTGCGAGGGGCGGTCCGGCTGGCAGAACAGCACCCGGGACAGGACGTGGGCCGGGGGCGCTGCGGGAGAGAGACACCGACCGGGGTCAGCAACGgggcacacacacatgctgtgcATACACAGTACTACACAAACAATCCCCCACATGACACACTCACCATCCCCCTATACGCACACTGTCACACAAACGATTCACACACATTGTGCACACAGTACCCCGTTTTCTATGCACACACCAGTTCACACACTCCtcatgcacacagacacacacaccctataCATACATGTTCACACACATGACTGCCATTTACATGCAAGCACACATAGTCACATACCCACAGAGGCATGACAGTCCCTatacacacacattcctttgcaCACACAGTCCATtcacccacacacactcaccctcACACTACAGCCCTGGTACACACACAGTCCCCGggcacacacagacccccccatcACACAATGCTGCTATCcctcacacacaaatacacattaCAACCCATGTGTAAGCATACTCTTCCCATACACCCACGCTCACCCACACTACACACCCTGTACACACAACCACACACATGCATTAAATaccctatatacacacacagtctgCATGTGCACGTAGTGACAAAACACACCACAAGCCCCCCAACCCTGACCCCACACTGCACACCTACACAATCACACACAACCAATCCCCCCACACTTTTCACTTCCCTGTGTGCACAATCACATACACTCGCAAAATCTACTGCCACACCACGCTCCCATTTATATGGTTACACACCCTGCAACCCCATAAACACCCAGCAATACCCATGAACACAACATCGGACATGGACATACACTGAAAGAGCAGAAATAGCTCCCTCAAACACACACAATCCTTCCCACACACACTCAGGTAGTGCCTGGCTAACCCCTGGGAAGTGCTTGCTCTCATGCACATACAGTATAACACACCCTATTTACACACAATCTCCATGCGTGCccaattccacacacacacacaaccgtGACACACTTTCACCCCCACGCAAAAACACACACTCCCCCGAGATGCATCCATGGACCTGTACACACACAATCCCACACACTGTCCGCATGTGCACAGTCATTCTCAGACACAGTCCccctgtacatacacacagaaagTCCCcttctgcacagacacacaatcTTTATGTGCACACAATCCCCGAGCATGcacacacaaccacacacacaatccccttgtgcacacacacaaccacacacacaatcCCAGAGCATGCACACACAACCACACATACAATCCCTGAACATGCACACACATGACGACACACACCATCCCCTTGTGCACACACCACACATACAATCCCCGAGCATGCACACACAACCACACATACAATCCGCTTGTGCACACACAACCACACATACAATCcccttgtgcacacacacaaccacacacacaatccccgaacatgcacacacacaactgcacTCACACAATCCCCTTGTGCACAGAAAACACACGCACACTGGCCGTGCAATGGTCCCCCCCCGCCAGTAACGCCCGCGGGCAGCTCCTACCCTCTGTCGCGGCGATGGCCGCCGCCCCCcgcagcagccccagggccagcagcagcccccagcaGCCGGGCGCCTCCATCCCCGCCGGGCTGCCTCTGCTGCCgtcccagcctgggctcccgGGGCATCCCCGGCCGGCTGCCGGCCAATCCCCGGGCGCCCCGCCGCCTCCTGGCCAATGGCTGGGGCCCGCCAGCCCTTGTCACCTGTTACCGGGGGGACGCCCTCCGCGGAGGGCCGGGTAGCACAGACGGGCGGCTGGGATGGGGACACGTGTGAAGGTCCGAGGCCCggagggaccattgtgagcaTCTGGTCTGACTCCTGTCTAGACAGGCCAGAGCCCTGTTCCGGATTCACCCCAGATAGCCCCTGCTCTGGATTCATTCCTGTATAGACAGGCCAGAGCCCTGCTCTGGATTCacccctgtatagcacaggccagagccCTGCTCCAGATTCACTCCTGTATAGACAAGCCAGAGCCCTGCTCCAGATTCACTCCTGTATAGACAGGCCAGAGCCCTGCTCTGGATTCACTTCTGTCTAGACATGCTGGAGGCCTGCTCTGGATTCacccctgtatagcacaggccagagccCTGTTCCAGATTCACCCCGATAGCCCCTGCTCCAGATTCACTCCTGTATAGACAGGCCAGGCCCTGCTCCAGATTCACCCCGGGCTAAACTAGAGCTGATCTCTTTGGGATGTCCACGCAGCCAAACAAAAACCGGGGCCGCGCAAAGCCAGGGTCTGCAGACGTGGTCGGCAGtgtcagtgttttccccaggaattgaaatcaGAGGGGAGAGGGTGTTTGAATTTTCCAGGGGTGAAGGGCAAGGCCCTGAGGCGAAGGTGGACCGTATGTTTTCACCAGGAAGGCCATTCGGTGCTAAGTCTCAGCCCCACATTCTAGACAGAATAAAACACCAATAAACAGCAGCCTTGGGGCTTCTGATGATTTATTGTTGTTTATAaatcagaattcagagtagcagccgtgttagtctgtattcgcaaaaagaactggaggacttgtggcaccttagagactaacaaatttattagagcatcagctttcgtgagctacagctcacttcatcggatgcatagctcacgaaagcttatgctctaataaatttgttagtctctaaggtgccacaagtactccttttctttttataaatcagaATGTGACATTATCAGGTCGGCCAATGTGGCTAGGCTGGGCGCTGGGCTGGGCGCTGGGCTGGGTGCCGGCTGCTGGCATTGTCAGAACAAACACAGCGATGTGAGGCAACGAGTCGTCATTCCTCCTTTCAAACCTGTTATGTGTTTTCAGAGACGAGCCTTTTATCACCTATGTGCTTTGAAAGTGACTGGTCAGGTTTcagtttcaattcaaatttccaaccaaatGGAATTATTTTCTAACTAGAAAATTTGGAattagagctagttggaaaatgGCTAAAGTGGCAACTCTGCACATAACGAGTTCACCACTAGGGGGATATGGGGGAGCTCGAGGGGGCGTACACcccatgggcggggggggggaaatgggccCAAGCACTGGACCTGGGGTGGGTGCAGAAcccgagctccagccccagcccaagtgGCTACATGGCTGTTTGTAGGGCCGTAGCATGAGCCCCAGTCTGCAGACCCCACCCGGggtctgagactcactgctgggGGGGGGTATTGCCATGCAGACACACCCTGACAAACCCCCCCATCTCAGTGCCCTACATTGTCAAGAACAGGGAACCCACCACTGCCCTGGGCATCTTGTCCCAGTCGTTAGTTCCACTGGGGTACAAATTCGCACCTTATTTCCCAGcagaatttgtccagcttcaacttccagccataggAGGTCGTTAGACCTTtgtcagggctgggctggtgggCGCCTGGCCAGTGGGGTGCCCCCAATGTGGAGCCTCACTGCGTCCTTGTGCTCCCCCGTCTGTCTATCTCAGATTGCGGAATGGCCTGTCTCTCTACACAGCCCTGAGCCAGGACTGCAGCCTGCCGGCACCCCAGCAAGGGAGAGAATAATTAACAATAGGAGGCAAATAAGAGGGGACTTGAAAACAATAGTGGCGTGCTCATCTCATCAGCAGCTCACAATGCATTGTACAAAGGAGTCAGGATGATTATTCCCCTCAtatagagggggaaactgaggcacagagaggggctaTGACTGGCTAACGTCACCCAGCAGAGCCAGGTATGGAAGCCacgtttcctgagtcccagtccagtgctctagccactaggtaACACTGTCTCTCCTAtagttagactgtggaactcattaccacgAGACCTCACTGGGGCCAAGAGCTCAGCGGGATCCCCCAAAGGGTGGGAGATTTCTATGGACAGTGAGGCAATCCAGAGTGACACTAGATAGGATCAAACATCAATTGACTGGGGATGTAAACTCTCAAACCCTAATCTGATATGGCTGAGGAGTGGGGACTCATCCCCTGAGGGCAGATGAGCCCATCCTTGTAGGGCTTTAGCCCCTGTCTCTGGAGTAGCTGGTGCTGGCCGCTCTCAGAGACAGGATGCCGGGATAGATGGGCCCATTGAACTGATCCAGCGCAGGAATTCCGCGGTTTTGTACCTAGAAAAATTAGCGAAATGATAATAATACAATGCTAATTCTGCTTTGCTATCCAGCCCCTGCATCTGTACCAGTTCCGTTGGATGTAAGCAACACAGGGCAGGGAATGCACTTATCTGCACCcaaactcagcaaagcacttactcATGCATTCAACGTTATGGGACTAACTTAAATCCCTTTGGAGtgaatgggatttaagcacatgcttcaagtGAAGTATGTAAGTCCTTTGCCTTAATGTACACTACCGAGCATGGGccccgattcaggaaagcatgtgcTATGCCAAGCATGGGCTGGGGTGCTGTAAAACAATTGGAAATGCTTTATTTATACAGATCATGATGTTTATATGCATTGCCTAGGATAGGGGCGCACAAATATAACACTTCCtatgtatttatttctattgtgCTCATATTTGTATATGTTTATCTATAAATATTAACATTTGGattgattaattaattatataCAGTTCCGTGATTTCAGTTAGAGCCTGTAGAAATCATGTTCCCAGAACACCTATCAGGGcagactgatttaaatcaaatggtGACATCACTAGCAACGCTTAGATCTATTTGCTGTCACTGGCAATGTTTTTCTATAAGATTTGCTCtaattcaggggttggcaaactatgTCCCCAGGGCCAGATCCGAcccaccagctgttttaatctggccctcgagctcctgctggggagtggggtctggggcttgccccgctcctgcactccaaccagggagcagggtcgggggccactccaaagagctcctggaagcagcggcatggcccatCTCTGGATCCTAcgcatggggcagccagggggctctgctctgcctgctacccccaccccaatgccacccccgcagcacccattggccgggaaccacggccaatggaagctgcaggggtggtgcctgcggatgggttAACGTGCAGAGACACCTGGCTGtacctccacgtaggagctgaAGAGggtcatgctgctgcttccaggagccacttgaggtaagcaccacccggagcctgcatccctgagtcTCTCCCtgtggcccagccccctgccccaaccctgaacccctcccaccctccaaaccacTCGATCCCAGCCTagagcaacctcctgcacccccaactcctcagatcccaccccagagtctgcacccccaaccagagccctcaccccctcctgcaccccaacctaaAATTTGTGAGCATTcgtggcccaccatacaatttctattcccagatgtgaccCGTGGGCCAAAATATTTGCCTGCCCTTGCTCTAATTCAATCAGGATTGAATTCAGggcagtcctatggcctgtgtataaatgaggtcagactagaatgaTCACAGTGGGTCCCTCAGGCCTAAGAGTCAATGAATACTTAATCCCGGTTTTATTATGGGAAATGAAATTCACATCATCAGCAAGCACAAGGATTCAAAAAGTCATGAATcactgcctcccccccagcaaaaaaaacccataagtttggtttaaaatcatgacattttcaaaacaacaattttgagatcttttatttgccttctagtttgtgttttcaagcttttctccacagctaagagagctagaaactttttttttaaaatgaaagctgagattcttacgTAATaccatgactctgggagctggggctttaagaaaaccaccaccTATCacgagacttgcaataaaatggggagagttggcaatgctgcattCACTCCCCTTTAGAAGGCTAGCACAATAATTAAGTCTTTAGCAATTAAAACTACAGCTCAGATCTGAGTTGGAACATACACAGAACATACCCTTCACTGCCCAACTAGTCCCATCAGAAGTATTTCCTCCGGGAGCCACTCTGGGATCCTTCTGTCGAGTGTATTCATTTAAAGCCATGACCTTTATGCCtcatcaatggagttacagtgcCTCTATTTAATTCATCTTAGTAGAATGGCTTGTTTTGAATGACTCTTCCGGGCTCTGAGAGACTCCCAAGGCTTTCAACGGAATAGGTTACAGAATTCACCTTCCATTGGGCAGGTCTGCACTGGAGGTTTTATTAAGTTAATTGCCTGTCAATTAACCTGCATTTACAAAGGCTAGTCAGGGCACCCAGTGGGCATGGCACAATGAAATCCAAGGGAGCTGAAACTAGATACGTTCAGGGTAGAAGTGAGGGGCAATTctttaaacagtgagggtaactaacctGGGCTCTCGTGGTTCTCCATCACCTGGAGTCTTTACATCAAGACTGCAGCTCTTTCTAAATAGGGtgcccagatagcaagtatgaaaaatcaggacagagtgtggggggtaataggtgcctatataagaaaaagccaaaatatcaggactgtccctatataatcaggacatctggtcaccctatttctaAAGGACAAGCTGGAGCTAAGCAGGGGCCATGGGTTTGATGCTGGAATGAGTGGCTGAGATTCTCTGCCTGTGAtgtagaggaggtcagactacaggGGACCCTTTTGGCCTTAATATCTATTTAATCAAACTTCATCTGggatagaaacatttgcagcttgTCTCTTGGAACAGAGGCTGTGTGGCCAGCTCTCTCGTGGCAAGTGAGTGACGTCTCAGCTCCCAGGGTCGTGAGATTGTATAAGAACCTCGGTGCTTGTCTTTAAAAAGCAAGTTGTTAACTCTAAATGGCTGGGGAGAAAATCTTGAAGCAATGATCCTGAATGgctcaaaaaaccaaacaataatAGGAGGCAAGTAAAAAGAACCCAGCCTTTATTACTTTCtttagattggcttaaaaatcatgaaatctcATTATTTCTGCGGCTCTGGCTCATAATAGGTTCTCTATcggggcaatttttaaatcaagcttggttgtttttctaaaagctattctAGCTCAATCTGGGGTAAATTCAAGGTAGCCCTGTGGCCTGTGCTCTACTAGCCTGGATGATCACAGCGGTCCCTTCTGGTCCCAGCCTTACTGATCTTTGGATGCAGgggtgtcactgcctgccctgcactgatctggattgcaccccaggaTGTGACCAGGGGGGTTGAGGAAATGCTGGAACTATTTATCCCTGACCCTTGCAGAGGAGTTAATGTCACTTTTTACAATCATTCCTCCTGAGTTAATTGCATGCAAATCACAACCTTCATGTCCTGTCCCTAGAGTCATTGTTCAAAGGGTTGGGATGTGTCTCTAGACTAGCCTTTCCAAACTAGTTCACGCCATTGAGTTAAATTGCAATTTAATAACTTTAATAGAAACTTTCGTACCTTTAATTTCAACTGTGATCTTAACTGGGTGAATGGTTTGCAGAGCCCAGATCTGAGCCCTGGAAGGATTCATAGCTGGGCTGAATTAACAGGTCATTGAGCTGAATGGGGTTTTGCTGAAGCTGCTATTTATTTCCTGCAACACTGTCTGGCTAACAGGGTAAGTGACAGGGTTAACTCCATCTTTGCtgcaaaattaaatagaaatctatttttttaaatcaaatcttaAACTCTGCAGAAGACGGCACTAAGACTAAAATCTTGCAAACTGCCCCAGGGCCTGAAGTCCATTTCAGCAGCAGCTAGGTCCCAATatctatttgcttttaaattcctTTCTGCCCAATTTCAGGCTTGATCCTCTCATACCCTAGAGGCAGTATAGAGTGAGCATTCAGTGCTTTACAGCACTGGTCAGTCTTCTCGGATATGGACCTGCATGTATTTTACAATATGTGATTTCATATTGCATTGCCCACCACTCTTTTACTTTGCATAATTGATGATAATATTTCACAGAGTGCTACCCTATTTTATGCTGTAATATGCTGTtgtgcattgcattgcatttccTCTTGTATTGCCTAGAATGATTTCCTGGGtatattttcccatttttatagTGCTTTGTATTAGTGACTATTAtatggttttatttcatttgacatcAAGCTGTACTGCATTATTTCACAGCGCATGATTGTATTCTGTGCTGCATTGTATAGGTCACACTGCACAGGCCCAGAACCTATGCAGTCTTTAGTAGCCTTGTTCCCCGTGCTCTGCTATCACAAGCTGGAGTTACTATATCTAAACCCCAATACTGTGATGTACATATG
This portion of the Dermochelys coriacea isolate rDerCor1 chromosome 14, rDerCor1.pri.v4, whole genome shotgun sequence genome encodes:
- the LOC119842606 gene encoding class II histocompatibility antigen, M alpha chain — its product is MEAPGCWGLLLALGLLRGAAAIAATEAPPAHVLSRVLFCQPDRPSQGLADTFDGDQLFSFDFPGARWEPRLPDFQPWVGAQESTEQIRNNSRLCQHLLLALTNMTEGLLPEAKGTPMANVFTARPLELGKPNTLICQVGNLFPASVTVSWQRLGKPVSQGINTTRYYPTEDLGFLLFSYLEFTPQEGDVYTCTITRPRDRFTTVAYWVPQNPIPSELLENVLCGVAIALGIFFLVTGIVLLLKSRRPSPTE